The genome window TCACGCCATAAAATTTCCCTTTTTCCAGGGAGCAGGTGATATTCTTAAGTGCCGGCTCCTTCGTCAGCGGATATGTATAGGACACATTTTTCAATTCTATAAAACCCATAATGCTATCCTCCCTATTATCAGTCCGATAAACGCGATATCAAATACTGCCACAAGAATTTTTTCTCCTGTCCCTACTTCTGGAAGTTCTGACAAGAAGGTATGCTCAACCGGGGCGGAAAAGGCTCTTGCATCCATGGCGATCGATTTTTCCTCGGTACTGGAAATCGCGTTCAGTATCAGTGGACCCATAACCGGAATATATGCTTTTGCCCTCTGAAATACATTGCCTTCTGTCTCAATGCCTCTTGCCTTCTGTGACTCCATAATTACCTGGGCGCTCTGCCCCAGGTCTGTAATCGTCTGGAAGGAAGAGAGAATGACGAACGAAACCATATGAGAGACCCCTTTTTTCTCCAACGCGTAGGTAAAATCCTCCATCGGCGTTGTCTTCACAAACAGAATAAATGCCCCACTGAATGCCAGTACTAAAGAAACAATTTGAAGTCCTGACTGAATACTTTCTGTCGTCACGCATATTCCCCAAATCTGGAACAAGACGTGCTCTCCCGGTGAAAATGCCGACTTTACCAGAAATAAAAATACTCCAAATAACAGTAATACCTTCCAGTACATGGAAAAAAATGACTTAAAACATCCGGCCAGAACAGACAGTATGATGAATACTCCTACCATGCCAAATCCGAAGATATAATTCTGCACGATAAAAGGCGATAATCCAAGAACCAGCATCAGATTTGCTTTGCTCATGGGATTCAGGTCCCGGATCGGATTTCCGCATCTCTTCGGTTTCCGATACTGTTCCACAAAATCATAATCCATGCGGATTTTCCTCCTTTGCTTAAAATTCGGGGGTGCTGTATCTTTTTGGTGCATCACCCCCGTTTTATTCTTTTCTATTGCTCTTCCTTAATAAAATATTTACTGTTCGGTAGTTTTACTACGAAGCGTGCCGGCATTGCCTTTAAGACAAAGTAGATAATAATCAGGCAGATTACTTTATCCATCAGTTCTGAGCTCAGCTCACTAACGAATGTTGCCGGAACCACATCCCATCCTGCTGCCATAAGTGTTGTGACGATCACGCTGGCTCCGGTTCCTACGAATCCGCCGTACAAAGTAGCCGTAATCGGAACGGCGATACAAGTACTGATGAGTGCAATACAGGGTCCGTTAATAAGTGCTTTCCAAAACTTATCAAACATGTTTTTCTTTGCCAGAAATGATGCGATGACACCGAAAAGCATACCAATCACAGTATACGGCAGCAGTGTCGGAAGCGAAATCGCGTTGATCAGCCCGCATCCAAGTCCTACCAGTACCCCAGGCCATGCCCCACACAGCGCTCCTACTACGATTGTACCGATACTATCCAAAAATACCGGAAGTTTTAATAATACTGCAAGCTGTCCTCCTACAACATTGACCGCGATTCCAATTGGAATCAAAAAAATTGTTAGTTTGTTAAAGTTTTTCATTTCGTATCCTCCTTTTCTTTCTCTTATTTTCCGCGAAAAATCGTTTGGTAAATCGTTTTTCCAAACTTGATAATTCAATCATACTTTAGAAATCTTTCTTTGTCAATCATCAATTTTCGACTATAATCATCACTGAATTTCTGTAAATTGTCACAAATTTCATTTTTATCACTGTTATTTTTAACAAATTTTGTTCCCTCTCCTTGTTAAAAATCACCTTTTGGTAAATCGTTTTATTCAATTTTTCCAGTTTTTCCGGTGCAATTTTTATTTTTCATACAAGCTGGCCGATATTTCCAACACAGGGACAAGAACCGACTGGCAATGGCAAAAAGGTCTGAAACCAGCATTGATTTCCCCTGACGTCAGTTGTATAATGAGTATACTAATCAGGAAAGGGTAAACTTCATGCAGGTATTAATTATAGATGACGACTGCCTGGTATCAGGCGCACTGAAAATGATTCTGGAAGCAGACGCTTCCATCACCGTCCCGGCAGTGGGAAACGACGGCTCGGAGGCTGCCCTCCTTTACCGCCGCTACCGTCCCGATGTTCTGCTTATGGATATCCGCATGAAAAACATGGACGGCCTTAAGGCCGCCTCTTCCATTCTTCAGGAATTCCCTGACGCAAAGATTCTTCTGCTCACCACGTTTTCAGATGATGAGTATATTATCCGCGCTCTCAAGCTGGGAGCAAAAGGCTATCTCCTCAAACAGGACTACACCAGCATCGTTCCGGCCCTTAAGGCCGTTGCCACAGGACAGACCGTATTCGGCGGAGAGATTACCGCAAAGCTCCCCACTTTACTGCAAAAAAATAGAGAGTTCAATTACGCTGAGCTTGGCATCAACGAAAAAGAACTCTCGATCATCACCCTGATCGCACAGGGCCTCAGTAACCGCGAAATTGCGGAAAAACTCTATTTCAGCGAAGGAACCGTCCGGAATTACTTAAGTGCGATTCTGGAGAAACTGAATCTGCGCGACCGCACGCAGCTCGCCATTTTTTATTATCAACATAAATAATGCACTTTAATTTTCCGCAAACCTACCTTTCTCCATAACTACAATATATATACTTATTACGCAAAGCTACACTAACACTACTTCTATATTAATCAATGACACCTGATTAAAATCAATTCACGATTTATATCCTAATATTACATTGTTTTTTGATAGCACATATGCTATCATACAATTAGGATATGATTATCTAGATTGGAGATTATATGACATATAACATCATATTCTACGAAAAAGAAAAGGGAAATCTGAAATTTGGGATTTTTTAGAAAATTTACGAAAAAAAGCGGCTACCAGCAAAAATGCCCGCATATAATACAAACAGGCAGCACTGCACATAGAATTACTTCAAAACAATGGCACAAGGCTTCCTGAAAACATTACAAAACATATTGAAGAAAATATCTGGGAACTCCGTCCCGGCAATAACCGGATTTTTTATTTTTATTGCGATGAAGATAATTTTATACTCCTCCATAGTTTTCGCAAAAAGACCAAAAAAACACCCCGCCGGGAAATCGCAAAAGCGAAATCCGAACGTGATGATTATTTATCCAGAAAGGAGCATCAAAAATCATGAAGACTTGGGATAGCTACAAAAAGCATGTGAAACATTTAGATTCTGCCAGCGGAAGAGACCTGGCTGATATAGAAGAACAGGCAAGCATCATAAGCGAAATGATAAAACAACGCAATTCACTTGGCTTAAGCCAACGTGACCTTGCTGCCCTCTGTGGTATTCCACAATCGTCTATTGCAAGAATCGAATCATTCCAGACTACTCCAAATCTTGCAACACTTTTGAAACTACTGCGGCCACTGGGATTAAAACTGACGCTCTCCAAATAAATTCTTGTTTCCAGTGGCCATACCCGTTACTTAAGTGCCTCCTCCAGCATAAGCCTCGTTTTCTTTACCTTAGCGGGGCTGTTTCCGCTTGAGCCTATTCCTATAACAATATCCTCTTTCCGAATAATACTCGGAAAATAAAAATCACACATAGATTTATCATCTGCAGTGTTCACCAAGATCTGTCTCTCCCTGCAAAGGCGGACAATCTGTATATTGATCTCCTTTTTATCCGTAGCCGCAAGTACGATCTGCACATGCTCCAGATCTTCGGAACTCCATTCACGCTCCAGGATCCGTACTCCCTTTGCCACAGCAAGCAGACTTTGCATTTCCCGGCAAATCTCAGGAGACACGACCGTGATATCCCCCGCAAAATGCAGAATCGTCTGCACTCTTCTTGCCGCAATCTTCCCTCCTCCAACTACCAGGATCTTCTTATCTGAAATATCCACAAACATCGGAAAATACATTTTCTCCATTTATGACTCCCTGCCCTTTATCTGAATTCTGCTCTTACAAAAATTTCACGTAACTCTCACTGTTTTAGGTTCTCTCCCGATCAGTTCCTATCAAAGTATATAGAGAAGCGTTTTACCCCGTCATTCGCCGGGTACCCTGCACCATCAGTTCCTATCAAAGCATGTAGAGAAGCGCATTGCAAATACAAGCCGCAATGTTGCTCCCGCCTTTTCTTCCCTTTGCCACAATATACGGCGTATCCGTAAGACTTAGGATCAGTTCTTTCGACTGCACCACGTTCACAAACCCCACCGGAACCCCGATGATCAGCTCTGGTGCGATTCTTCCCTCCTGAATCAGTTCATAGAGTCTCACCAATGCAGTCGGCGCATTTCCAATGGCGAAAATCACCTTGCCCGAAATATTTGCCGCCTTGTCCATACTTGCAACCGCCCGCGTCGTCCCCGCTTCTTTCGCCCGCAGAGCCACGTCCTCATCTGACATAAAACAAAGAACCTCACCGCCATAACCAGCCAGCTTCTTTTTGTTGATGCCGGCCTTTCCCATCTGCGTGTCCGTCACAATTGTAGCTCCCTCTTTGAGTGCAGCCAGGGCCCGCTTAACGACTCCCGGTGAGAACACCAGATTTCGCGCGTAATCAAAATCCGCACTGGTATGAATACAG of Roseburia hominis contains these proteins:
- a CDS encoding bifunctional precorrin-2 dehydrogenase/sirohydrochlorin ferrochelatase, whose product is MEKMYFPMFVDISDKKILVVGGGKIAARRVQTILHFAGDITVVSPEICREMQSLLAVAKGVRILEREWSSEDLEHVQIVLAATDKKEINIQIVRLCRERQILVNTADDKSMCDFYFPSIIRKEDIVIGIGSSGNSPAKVKKTRLMLEEALK
- a CDS encoding helix-turn-helix domain-containing protein, which translates into the protein MKTWDSYKKHVKHLDSASGRDLADIEEQASIISEMIKQRNSLGLSQRDLAALCGIPQSSIARIESFQTTPNLATLLKLLRPLGLKLTLSK
- a CDS encoding energy-coupling factor transporter transmembrane component T; protein product: MDYDFVEQYRKPKRCGNPIRDLNPMSKANLMLVLGLSPFIVQNYIFGFGMVGVFIILSVLAGCFKSFFSMYWKVLLLFGVFLFLVKSAFSPGEHVLFQIWGICVTTESIQSGLQIVSLVLAFSGAFILFVKTTPMEDFTYALEKKGVSHMVSFVILSSFQTITDLGQSAQVIMESQKARGIETEGNVFQRAKAYIPVMGPLILNAISSTEEKSIAMDARAFSAPVEHTFLSELPEVGTGEKILVAVFDIAFIGLIIGRIALWVL
- a CDS encoding type II toxin-antitoxin system RelE/ParE family toxin — translated: MTKHIEENIWELRPGNNRIFYFYCDEDNFILLHSFRKKTKKTPRREIAKAKSERDDYLSRKEHQKS
- a CDS encoding response regulator transcription factor; amino-acid sequence: MQVLIIDDDCLVSGALKMILEADASITVPAVGNDGSEAALLYRRYRPDVLLMDIRMKNMDGLKAASSILQEFPDAKILLLTTFSDDEYIIRALKLGAKGYLLKQDYTSIVPALKAVATGQTVFGGEITAKLPTLLQKNREFNYAELGINEKELSIITLIAQGLSNREIAEKLYFSEGTVRNYLSAILEKLNLRDRTQLAIFYYQHK
- a CDS encoding precorrin-8X methylmutase, producing the protein MKIELEKVQPSEIERRSFEIITEELGDFPLEAGTEPIVKRCIHTSADFDYARNLVFSPGVVKRALAALKEGATIVTDTQMGKAGINKKKLAGYGGEVLCFMSDEDVALRAKEAGTTRAVASMDKAANISGKVIFAIGNAPTALVRLYELIQEGRIAPELIIGVPVGFVNVVQSKELILSLTDTPYIVAKGRKGGSNIAACICNALLYML